A genomic stretch from Erysipelothrix sp. HDW6C includes:
- a CDS encoding DUF871 domain-containing protein, with the protein MSNSIENYTPEELEQIVLKHVLGDAEIEKPTTRLGISIYPEHSTPQKDHAYLELAAKYGFTRMFTCLLSADESVETIIAEFTAINGYARELGFEVILDVNPIVLKKLGVTPDDLSLFARMNADSIRLDMGFGVESDTKMTYNPENLIIDFNASAHNGQLKKLIDNNANMKNVSACHNFYPQLNTGLGLENFYTYSRNMNNLGVRLAAFISSNEPNTFGPWPVSEGLVSVEVNRGQEISAQARFMVATKLVQDIMIGNAYASETELKAVGDVNLNKTVFKIVPEATLTAIETKILYDDIHLAREEGAYVKRDMISRFVNKKATIEPNCCPETLHYGDVIILNNRLAHYAGELQIVTAKTLNNDGRYNRVGTIVEDELMMIDLLSPNDLFGFTTT; encoded by the coding sequence ATGAGTAATTCAATAGAAAACTACACACCTGAAGAACTTGAGCAAATCGTCCTCAAGCATGTCTTAGGTGATGCAGAGATCGAAAAACCAACAACACGTTTGGGCATTTCTATCTATCCTGAACACTCGACACCGCAGAAAGATCACGCTTATTTAGAACTTGCTGCAAAGTATGGATTTACCCGTATGTTTACATGTCTTCTGAGCGCAGATGAGTCGGTGGAAACAATCATTGCGGAATTTACCGCTATAAATGGCTATGCACGTGAACTCGGATTTGAAGTCATTCTCGATGTAAATCCAATTGTGCTCAAAAAATTAGGCGTCACGCCGGATGATTTATCACTGTTTGCAAGAATGAATGCCGATTCAATTCGTTTGGATATGGGGTTCGGTGTTGAAAGTGATACAAAGATGACGTACAATCCAGAGAATTTGATTATTGATTTTAATGCAAGTGCACACAATGGACAATTAAAAAAGCTTATTGATAATAATGCGAATATGAAGAATGTCAGTGCATGCCATAACTTTTACCCACAGTTGAATACGGGGTTGGGGTTAGAAAATTTCTATACTTATTCTCGTAATATGAACAATCTTGGTGTTCGTCTTGCTGCATTTATTTCTTCAAACGAACCAAACACATTTGGTCCATGGCCCGTCAGTGAAGGTTTGGTAAGTGTTGAAGTCAATCGTGGCCAAGAGATCAGTGCTCAGGCCCGCTTTATGGTGGCTACAAAACTTGTGCAAGATATTATGATTGGGAATGCTTATGCAAGTGAAACAGAACTTAAAGCAGTGGGTGATGTGAACCTAAACAAAACAGTCTTTAAAATCGTCCCAGAAGCAACATTAACTGCGATTGAGACAAAGATTCTGTATGATGATATTCACCTTGCCCGTGAAGAAGGCGCGTATGTGAAACGCGATATGATCTCGCGATTCGTCAATAAGAAAGCAACAATTGAACCCAATTGTTGTCCAGAAACCCTCCATTATGGGGACGTTATCATCTTAAACAACCGACTTGCCCACTATGCTGGTGAATTGCAAATTGTAACAGCGAAAACGTTAAACAACGATGGTCGTTACAATCGTGTTGGTACGATAGTCGAAGATGAGCTGATGATGATTGATCTTCTTTCACCCAATGACCTCTTTGGTTTCACCACGACATAG